One stretch of Pseudomonas sp. NC02 DNA includes these proteins:
- a CDS encoding PA4642 family protein, translating into MRKDKKQVIGDEIGDEQIKLFLDFEPVDATSPSLHKLIKAYRGLRIDDFERFLVFFKEAGLDLDGKDEHGLTFVEVIKDQRNAAEYIELIEQARG; encoded by the coding sequence ATGCGTAAAGATAAGAAACAGGTGATTGGTGATGAAATCGGCGACGAGCAAATCAAGCTGTTCCTGGATTTCGAGCCGGTAGACGCCACTTCGCCGTCCCTGCACAAACTGATCAAGGCCTACCGCGGCCTGCGTATCGACGACTTCGAACGCTTCCTGGTTTTCTTCAAGGAAGCCGGCCTGGACCTCGATGGCAAGGACGAGCATGGCCTGACCTTCGTTGAAGTGATCAAGGACCAGCGCAACGCCGCCGAGTACATCGAGCTGATCGAACAAGCTCGCGGCTGA